A genomic stretch from Candidatus Hydrogenedentota bacterium includes:
- a CDS encoding DUF1553 domain-containing protein, which produces MSRGTAYRVASAAVLCAAAASAAPDYVVDVRPILERSCYGCHGPEKQKSGYRLDVRDIAFKGGVSGAAAIRPHDSTTSPLIRYVSGDDPDMRMPPPSSALPALSADEVATLRAWIDAGPSWPDEFAGRVEPDSVHWSLRHLVRPNMPEKSANPIDAFVRSKLTASGLAPSPEADRRTLIRRIYYDLIGLPPSPEKVEAFVAATEPNAYENLVDELLASPRYGERWARHWLDTIHFADSHGYEHDVARENAWRYRDYVIAAFNNDTSWDRFVREQLASDVFYPDEPQLTPALGFLGAGTFDLSTYSTAPVTFDYLDRDDLVTQTMAAFVSTTANCARCHAHKFDPISQEDYYALQANFSGILKGDVAYDEDAVVARERRRWDDLVRAADANDAAALLTAENESLVRAWLEKRGDGAAWTPLTVETFLSEGGARLMLDGNGVLVSMGKLPEKDTYTITASTVLQTISAIRLNVFAHESLPAKGPGRQSENGNFHLSEIKVRLFERGGPEPVDIALRRATADFNQDGWGIEHANDGAAGTAWGIHPAEGVSHYAVFELAEPLKLKAGARLAISLDQLHGSGHIIGAFNLAATGDPADRAVAIPAAVESALALPESERTEAQRTAIASTASRFLALDALDRLPPQTSVYAAAKRVAMPVGEPKPKPESLDTPKTVHLMERGEFDKPRDEIPPGALSALAHLPARFALNDPNNEGERRAALADWIAHPDNVLTWRSVVNRVWHYHFGRGLCDTPSDFGEMGGTPSHPELIDWLAVWFRDDAKGSLKQLHRLIVTSETYRQSSQYRAEAARVDGENRMLWRQNRQRLDADAYRDFVLTVSGRLDLTMGGPGVQQFAKAPGPQLTPALDYSAYDWKGDGARRRSIYRFVWRGIPDPFMEALDFPDLGLLSPTRGFSASALQALAMYNNEFVLHHSAALAESVTQTAPDGSALVDVAVRSVWLRAPSDDEREAFAAFADSYGLPALCRVLLNSDEFLFVD; this is translated from the coding sequence ATGAGCCGCGGGACCGCATACAGGGTCGCGAGTGCTGCGGTGCTTTGCGCGGCGGCTGCGTCAGCCGCGCCCGACTACGTCGTCGATGTTCGGCCAATCCTCGAGCGTTCCTGTTACGGCTGCCATGGTCCCGAGAAGCAGAAGAGTGGATATCGCCTCGATGTGCGGGATATTGCATTCAAAGGGGGCGTGAGCGGCGCGGCCGCGATTCGGCCCCACGACTCTACGACGAGCCCTCTGATTCGGTACGTGAGTGGCGACGATCCGGACATGCGCATGCCGCCGCCGTCCTCCGCTCTTCCCGCGTTGTCTGCCGATGAGGTTGCCACGTTGCGTGCGTGGATCGATGCCGGCCCGAGCTGGCCGGACGAGTTCGCAGGGCGTGTTGAACCGGATTCGGTCCACTGGTCGTTACGGCATCTTGTCCGACCGAACATGCCGGAGAAATCCGCCAATCCGATCGACGCGTTTGTCCGCTCGAAATTGACTGCGAGCGGCCTGGCTCCGTCGCCGGAGGCCGATCGACGCACGTTGATCCGCCGGATATACTACGATCTGATCGGTTTACCGCCATCACCGGAAAAGGTGGAAGCATTCGTCGCCGCCACGGAACCGAATGCGTACGAAAACCTAGTCGATGAACTGCTGGCGTCGCCGCGTTACGGCGAGCGGTGGGCGCGTCATTGGCTCGATACGATCCACTTTGCGGACTCGCACGGGTACGAGCACGACGTCGCGCGCGAGAACGCGTGGCGGTATCGCGACTACGTCATCGCCGCGTTCAATAACGACACTTCGTGGGACCGATTCGTGCGTGAACAACTCGCCTCGGATGTGTTCTATCCGGACGAACCGCAATTGACGCCGGCCCTGGGGTTTCTCGGCGCTGGTACGTTTGACCTGAGCACGTATTCGACCGCACCGGTGACGTTCGACTATCTCGATCGCGATGATCTTGTGACGCAAACGATGGCGGCATTCGTCAGCACGACGGCGAACTGCGCGCGATGCCATGCGCATAAGTTCGATCCCATTTCGCAGGAAGACTACTACGCCCTTCAGGCGAACTTTTCAGGGATTCTGAAGGGAGATGTGGCTTATGACGAAGACGCGGTAGTCGCGCGCGAACGCAGACGATGGGACGATTTGGTGCGCGCCGCCGATGCGAACGACGCTGCGGCGCTCCTCACGGCGGAAAACGAGTCGCTTGTGCGCGCGTGGCTGGAGAAACGCGGAGACGGCGCGGCCTGGACTCCGCTCACCGTCGAAACGTTCCTTTCGGAGGGTGGAGCGCGGCTAATGTTGGATGGAAACGGTGTCCTCGTTTCGATGGGCAAGTTACCCGAGAAGGACACATACACGATTACCGCGTCAACTGTTCTGCAGACGATCTCTGCGATTCGCTTGAACGTATTTGCGCACGAATCGCTGCCGGCCAAAGGGCCGGGACGTCAGTCGGAGAACGGGAACTTCCACCTTTCCGAGATTAAGGTGCGCCTATTCGAACGCGGCGGGCCTGAGCCGGTGGACATCGCGCTGCGCCGCGCGACGGCGGATTTCAATCAGGACGGGTGGGGGATTGAGCACGCGAATGACGGTGCTGCGGGCACGGCGTGGGGGATTCACCCCGCCGAAGGTGTATCGCACTACGCGGTGTTCGAGTTGGCGGAGCCGCTGAAGTTGAAGGCAGGAGCTCGACTCGCAATATCGCTCGATCAATTGCACGGCTCGGGCCATATTATCGGCGCGTTCAATCTGGCGGCGACCGGCGACCCCGCCGATCGCGCTGTCGCGATACCGGCAGCAGTCGAGTCCGCGCTCGCACTGCCGGAATCGGAGCGCACGGAAGCGCAACGAACCGCCATTGCGTCAACCGCCTCGCGGTTTCTCGCATTGGACGCGCTCGATAGATTGCCGCCACAGACAAGCGTGTATGCCGCGGCGAAACGTGTGGCAATGCCCGTGGGAGAACCCAAACCAAAACCCGAGTCGCTGGACACGCCTAAGACGGTCCACCTTATGGAGCGCGGCGAATTCGATAAGCCGCGCGACGAGATTCCACCCGGTGCGCTCTCCGCGTTGGCGCATCTTCCTGCCCGATTTGCATTGAACGACCCAAACAACGAGGGTGAACGCCGCGCCGCATTGGCCGACTGGATTGCGCACCCCGACAATGTGCTCACCTGGCGGAGCGTAGTGAATCGCGTATGGCACTATCATTTCGGACGTGGTCTCTGCGACACACCGAGCGATTTTGGCGAGATGGGCGGGACGCCGTCGCACCCCGAATTAATTGACTGGCTTGCGGTATGGTTTCGCGACGACGCGAAAGGCTCGTTGAAGCAACTCCACCGGCTCATCGTCACGAGCGAGACCTATAGGCAATCATCGCAGTATCGCGCGGAGGCGGCGCGAGTCGATGGCGAGAATCGAATGTTGTGGCGTCAAAATCGCCAGCGCCTCGACGCCGATGCGTACCGAGACTTTGTGCTGACGGTATCCGGCCGTCTCGACCTGACGATGGGTGGCCCCGGCGTACAGCAGTTTGCGAAGGCGCCCGGCCCACAACTGACGCCCGCGCTCGACTATAGTGCTTACGACTGGAAGGGCGACGGTGCGCGGCGACGCAGCATTTACCGGTTTGTTTGGCGCGGCATACCCGATCCGTTCATGGAAGCACTCGACTTTCCCGATCTGGGGTTGCTGTCGCCGACGCGCGGGTTCTCGGCTTCCGCGTTGCAGGCGTTAGCGATGTATAACAACGAGTTTGTGCTGCACCACAGTGCGGCGCTCGCAGAGAGCGTGACGCAGACGGCGCCGGACGGAAGCGCGCTGGTTGATGTGGCGGTTCGAAGCGTGTGGCTGCGCGCACCGAGCGACGACGAGCGAGAAGCGTTCGCGGCGTTCGCGGATTCGTACGGGCTTCCGGCGCTCTGCCGCGTATTGCTCAATAGCGATGAATTTCTTTTTGTAGACTGA
- a CDS encoding DUF1501 domain-containing protein, which produces MDLEFNPKSKTRNPEFFPSRREFLFNIGGGFAGLALAQMFARDAAASVVGHRPARVNRIIQLFMTGGASPMDTFDYKPALEKLHGQMLGPKEKPEGFTAPAGAMMKSPFAFKQYGHSGRWVSSVFPEQAKLVDEMAFLMAMTTKTNVHGPGTYMMNSGFLLPGFPCMGAWISYALGSLRDNLPTFVVLPDAKGLPYNQRGCFSSGFLPAVHQGTVINAAMPQPVPDLFPNEKHAFPNSDADAAGLALLDRVNRAHAESRPGDSRLEARIASYELAAKMQVSAPDAFDVMREPESVRKAYGLDEEVTEDFGRRCLLATRLIERGVRFVQVWSGPQGATGNWDNHANIQTELPPMAAGVDKPIAALLRDLKARGLDDDTLVIWSTEFGRTPFAQGSLGRDHNGGSFVTWLWGAGIKPGIAYGQSDDWGYQAEDGKTYCYDLHATILHLLGIDHERLTVRQNGIDRRLTDVHGRVVQEVLA; this is translated from the coding sequence ATGGACCTCGAATTCAACCCCAAATCCAAGACTCGGAATCCAGAGTTCTTTCCCTCGCGGCGCGAGTTTCTGTTCAACATTGGCGGCGGCTTCGCGGGGCTTGCTCTCGCGCAGATGTTTGCGCGTGATGCCGCGGCGTCTGTCGTGGGCCATCGTCCGGCCCGCGTGAACCGCATCATTCAACTGTTCATGACCGGGGGCGCAAGCCCAATGGACACGTTCGATTACAAACCAGCGCTGGAAAAACTTCACGGGCAGATGCTCGGCCCGAAAGAAAAACCGGAAGGCTTCACTGCACCCGCCGGCGCGATGATGAAAAGTCCGTTTGCGTTTAAGCAGTACGGACATAGCGGGCGTTGGGTCAGCAGCGTGTTTCCGGAACAGGCAAAGCTTGTGGACGAGATGGCCTTCCTCATGGCGATGACCACGAAGACCAACGTGCACGGTCCGGGCACGTACATGATGAACTCGGGATTTCTCTTGCCGGGGTTTCCGTGCATGGGGGCGTGGATTTCGTACGCCCTCGGCAGCTTGCGCGATAATTTGCCTACCTTCGTTGTGCTGCCCGATGCGAAAGGGCTGCCGTACAACCAGCGCGGCTGTTTCTCGTCGGGGTTCCTACCGGCGGTGCACCAGGGGACCGTCATCAACGCGGCGATGCCGCAGCCGGTACCTGATTTGTTTCCGAACGAGAAACACGCGTTCCCTAATTCGGATGCGGACGCCGCGGGCCTTGCACTTCTCGATCGAGTCAATCGCGCCCATGCGGAGTCCCGTCCCGGCGATTCGCGTTTGGAGGCGCGCATCGCGAGCTACGAACTCGCTGCGAAGATGCAGGTGTCCGCGCCGGACGCGTTCGACGTGATGCGCGAGCCGGAATCGGTGCGCAAGGCGTATGGGCTCGACGAGGAGGTGACAGAGGATTTCGGAAGGCGCTGCCTGCTCGCTACGCGATTGATCGAACGCGGCGTGCGGTTCGTGCAGGTGTGGAGCGGTCCGCAAGGCGCGACGGGTAACTGGGACAACCACGCCAACATTCAAACCGAGCTGCCGCCCATGGCGGCGGGCGTGGATAAACCCATCGCGGCATTGCTGCGCGACTTGAAGGCGCGCGGGCTCGACGACGATACGCTGGTCATCTGGTCGACCGAATTTGGCCGCACCCCGTTCGCGCAGGGAAGCCTCGGCCGCGACCACAACGGCGGCAGTTTCGTCACCTGGCTTTGGGGCGCAGGCATTAAGCCTGGTATCGCCTATGGCCAAAGCGACGATTGGGGATATCAGGCGGAAGACGGTAAGACTTACTGCTACGACCTGCACGCCACTATCCTGCATCTCTTAGGCATCGATCACGAAAGGCTCACCGTGCGCCAGAATGGAATTGACCGCAGGTTGACGGACGTGCACGGGCGCGTGGTTCAGGAAGTGCTGGCTTAG
- a CDS encoding DUF2191 domain-containing protein: MLQCMRTTININDDLLRKAKLRAAKSNRTLTSMIEDGLRRVLHDARTPAERDANFPTSGSGGVQPGVDLDDTSALIDRMNGTR; the protein is encoded by the coding sequence ATGCTTCAATGCATGAGAACGACCATCAACATCAATGACGACCTCTTGCGGAAGGCCAAGCTGCGCGCCGCCAAGTCCAACCGCACGTTGACGTCCATGATTGAGGACGGGCTAAGGCGAGTACTGCACGACGCCCGGACACCTGCAGAACGCGACGCGAACTTCCCCACGTCGGGTTCCGGAGGCGTTCAGCCCGGCGTTGACTTGGACGACACCTCCGCGCTCATCGATCGTATGAATGGAACGCGGTGA
- a CDS encoding type II toxin-antitoxin system VapC family toxin: protein MILLDANVLVFAFRKDANQHREFRDWPKSSLLNEPAIGLSELVLSSVIRIATHPGIFAKLSTFDEVLGFCDHLLRQPNVARVSPGDRHWSIFAGMAREARVRGNLVTDAYFAALAIENGAEWITTDRDFARFKSLRWRHPLS from the coding sequence GTGATCCTTCTCGACGCGAACGTTTTGGTCTTTGCGTTCCGGAAGGACGCAAACCAACATCGCGAGTTTCGAGACTGGCCGAAGTCCTCACTCCTGAACGAACCGGCTATTGGCCTATCGGAACTGGTGTTAAGCAGCGTTATTAGAATCGCGACCCATCCCGGAATCTTCGCGAAACTCAGTACGTTCGATGAAGTGCTTGGCTTCTGTGATCATCTGCTGCGGCAGCCTAACGTGGCGCGCGTCTCGCCTGGAGACCGGCATTGGTCAATCTTCGCTGGCATGGCCCGGGAAGCGCGCGTCCGCGGAAACCTGGTGACGGACGCATACTTCGCGGCGCTCGCCATCGAAAACGGCGCAGAGTGGATTACTACCGATCGGGATTTTGCGCGATTCAAATCGCTGCGTTGGCGTCATCCCTTGTCGTAG